In Paroedura picta isolate Pp20150507F chromosome 1, Ppicta_v3.0, whole genome shotgun sequence, the following are encoded in one genomic region:
- the ALG11 gene encoding GDP-Man:Man(3)GlcNAc(2)-PP-Dol alpha-1,2-mannosyltransferase has product MAAGPVGSGSLLRLLYSLAIPALILSGVLCICLFLFLWVIRLWLQQRKNKLTPPGKDGKRAFVVAFFHPYCNAGGGGERVLWCALRALQNKYKDASYVIYTGDTDATAESILQGAYRRFNIRLNQPVKFVFLKKRYLVEASLYPYFTLLGQSLGSVVLGWEALVKCVPDVYIDSMGYAFTLPLFKYLGGSRVGCYVHYPTISTDMLSVVKNQSARFNNATVIAKNPLLSKLKLGYYYLFAFAYGLVGSCADVVMVNSSWTLGHIVFLWRGGAYPNIVYPPCDVQAFLEIPLCKEKGTEEHSIVSVNQFRPEKDHPLQIRAFAKLLEKTTGQQPLPKLILIGGCRNQEDDRRVSELKKLCQELGVEKRVEFKVNIPFEELKTHLGNATIGLHTMWNEHFGIGIVECMAAGTIILAHNSGGPKLDIVVPYEGSITGFLSENEEDYADTMAHIFSLSPAKRLEIRQNARQSVKRFAEREFEETFLLSVEQLFK; this is encoded by the exons ATGGCCGCTGGTCCCGTCGGGTCTGGGTCGCTTCTCAG GTTGCTGTACTCCTTGGCTATCCCTGCCCTAATACTTAGCGGAGTTCTGTGTATCTGTCTGTTCTTGTTCCTGTGGGTTATACGGCTATGGCTCCAACAAAGGAAAAACAAGTTAACCCCCCCAGGGAAAGATGGGAAAAGGGCCTTCGTAGTTGCATTTTTTCATCCGTATTGCAATGCCGGTGGTGGAGGGGAGAGAGTGTTATGGTGCGCTCTACGAGCTTTACAGAATAA GTACAAAGATGCTTCCTATGTTATCTACACTGGAGATACCGATGCCACAGCTGAGAGTATTCTCCAAGGAGCTTACAGGCGATTCAACATCCGACTAAATCAACCAGTGAAGTTTGTGTTTTTGAAAAAGCGCTACCTTGTGGAAGCTTCCCTTTACCCGTATTTCACTTTGCTGGGTCAGAGCTTAGGGTCAGTGGTTCTGGGCTGGGAAGCCCTAGTGAAGTGTGTTCCTGATGTTTACATAGACTCCATGGGTTACGCCTTCACGCtccctctctttaaatatttaggaGGCAGCCGAGTGGGATGCTACGTCCACTACCCTACCATCAGCACCGATATGCTTTCTGTGGTTAAGAATCAGAGTGCCAGATTTAATAACGCCACCGTAATTGCAAAAAATCCCTTGTTAAGTAAGCTGAAACTTGGGTATTATTATCTTTTTGCTTTCGCGTATGGGTTAGTTGGGTCTTGTGCCGACGTCGTCATGGTTAATTCTTCGTGGACACTCGGCCACATTGTCTTCCTTTGGCGTGGTGGCGCCTACCCAAATATCGTATATCCACCTTGTGACGTTCAGGCGTTCCTGGAGATTCCTCTATGCAAGGAAAAGGGCACCGAAGAGCATAGTATTGTTTCAGTGAACCAGTTCAGGCCAGAAAAGGACCACCCGTTGCAGATCAGAGCCTTTGCCAAATTGTTGGAGAAGACTACAGGGCAGCAGCCCCTACCCAAACTTATTCTGATCGGGGGATGCCGCAACCAAGAAGATGACCGACGCGTAAGTGAACTTAAAAAGCTCTGTCAAGAACTGGGCGTGGAGAAAAGGGTGGAATTCAAGGTTAACATTCCGTTTGAAGAGCTGAAGACCCATCTAGGCAACGCAACCATTGGCCTTCACACCATGTGGAATGAACACTTTGGAATTG GGATCGTTGAATGCATGGCAGCGGGCACAATCATCCTGGCTCACAACTCCGGAGGCCCGAAACTGGACATAGTGGTGCCCTATGAAGGGAGCATTACTGGATTTCTGTCAGAAAATGAAGAGGACTACGCAGATACTATGGCTCATATCTTTTCATTGTCTCCTGCAAAAAGACTCGAGATCAGGCAAAACGCCCGTCAGTCTGTAAAGAGATTTGCGGAACGAGAAT